One stretch of Pradoshia sp. D12 DNA includes these proteins:
- a CDS encoding S1 RNA-binding domain-containing protein, translating to MSYLQPGIKATLTVEREVSFGYFLSNGEEDVLLHTHEIVGDLEIGQEIEVFLFNDKEGRLTASMKLPTITEGDYDWVPVVDVHPSHGVFLDIGLQKDLLISSDDLPKLKSLWPEVGDQLYVTLKVDNRGRMFGRLATETVVQELSEHAPESIKNKDFEGRAYRLLKVGTFILTTEGYRCFIHESERANEPRLGELVKGRIIEVKPDGSTNGSLLPRTHERLDEDAEAIFTYLESRGGSMPYWDKSDPESIQKRFGMSKAAFKRALGRLMKDRRITQEDGWTKITKQ from the coding sequence ATGAGTTATTTACAACCAGGTATTAAAGCAACATTAACAGTGGAAAGAGAGGTTTCATTCGGATACTTTCTTTCTAATGGTGAAGAAGATGTTTTGCTTCACACACATGAAATCGTTGGTGATCTTGAAATAGGGCAAGAAATAGAGGTTTTCTTATTTAACGATAAAGAAGGCCGATTGACAGCCTCCATGAAATTGCCAACCATTACTGAAGGTGATTATGATTGGGTTCCGGTCGTGGATGTTCATCCAAGCCACGGGGTTTTCCTTGATATCGGACTTCAAAAGGATTTATTGATCTCCAGTGACGATTTACCAAAATTAAAAAGCCTATGGCCAGAAGTAGGAGACCAGCTTTATGTTACATTAAAAGTCGACAATAGAGGCAGAATGTTTGGTCGTCTTGCTACTGAAACCGTTGTACAGGAATTAAGCGAGCATGCTCCTGAATCAATAAAAAATAAAGATTTTGAGGGAAGAGCTTACCGTTTATTAAAAGTAGGCACCTTTATTTTAACAACAGAAGGGTACCGCTGTTTCATTCATGAGAGTGAACGTGCGAATGAACCAAGGCTGGGTGAATTGGTCAAGGGCAGAATTATTGAAGTTAAGCCTGATGGCAGTACAAACGGCTCGTTGCTGCCACGTACGCATGAACGCCTTGATGAAGATGCGGAAGCAATCTTTACTTATCTTGAAAGCCGCGGGGGCAGCATGCCTTATTGGGATAAATCGGATCCGGAGTCTATCCAAAAACGTTTTGGTATGAGTAAAGCAGCTTTTAAACGTGCACTCGGCCGACTAATGAAGGATCGCAGAATTACACAAGAGGATGGCTGGACGAAGATAACGAAACAATAA
- a CDS encoding DUF1848 domain-containing protein: MMIISASRRTDIPAFYSEWFMNRIREGYYMKVNPFNRHQTKKVSLLPVDVDAICFWTKNPKPMNPYIPELVEMGYRLMFQYTLNDYPKEIEPGMPSLSNRMKEFQYISDLIGQEKVIWRYDPIVLSNKTNVEYHIERFTHIAKQLSGFTTRVVISFQDFYTKTKGRLANLEKVEGYQFDDWLDPNNRSALNALTRTIGSVCKQYGMVPETCSEIIDLDTHGIKHGACIDKNFIEEVFNLQLSGKKDKYQRAECGCMEAEEMGSYDTCPFGCVYCYAVRSPKLVQTNRQKHDPTSPYLLING, encoded by the coding sequence ATGATGATTATTAGTGCCAGCAGGAGAACAGATATACCTGCGTTTTACTCTGAGTGGTTTATGAATCGAATCAGAGAAGGCTATTATATGAAGGTGAATCCTTTTAATCGTCATCAAACAAAGAAGGTTTCACTTTTGCCGGTAGATGTGGATGCAATTTGTTTTTGGACAAAGAATCCAAAACCGATGAATCCCTATATTCCTGAATTGGTGGAGATGGGCTACCGTTTAATGTTTCAATATACTCTAAATGACTATCCAAAAGAGATTGAGCCAGGGATGCCAAGTTTATCTAACAGAATGAAAGAGTTCCAGTATATATCTGATTTAATCGGGCAGGAGAAAGTAATCTGGCGATACGATCCCATTGTGTTAAGCAATAAAACGAATGTGGAGTATCATATCGAGCGATTTACTCATATAGCAAAACAATTATCCGGGTTTACTACGCGTGTAGTGATTAGTTTTCAAGATTTTTATACGAAGACAAAAGGTAGACTTGCTAATCTGGAAAAGGTGGAGGGCTATCAATTCGATGACTGGCTTGACCCTAACAATCGGTCAGCTTTAAATGCATTGACCCGTACCATTGGTTCAGTTTGCAAGCAATATGGAATGGTACCAGAGACTTGTTCGGAGATTATTGACTTGGATACACACGGAATCAAACATGGCGCGTGTATTGATAAAAACTTTATTGAAGAAGTATTTAACCTGCAATTATCCGGTAAAAAGGATAAATACCAACGGGCTGAATGTGGGTGCATGGAGGCAGAAGAGATGGGTTCATATGATACATGCCCATTTGGCTGCGTATATTGCTATGCGGTAAGAAGTCCGAAGCTGGTGCAGACAAATAGACAAAAACATGATCCAACTAGTCCTTATTTACTGATAAACGGGTAA
- a CDS encoding ABC transporter permease — MRSLLYNEHYKMTNNKMVRYSFLVMPLLICLLPFFFTKLIKGTDGNVIDFMSVLSNFLIITIFLAIGLAGSILANEFQTGTIKLLLIRPRTRSMVLFAKWLTIQLYGIYLLTTTFIFSWLIGGIIYGFGAGYGLMFQKLLLTYGITFLELMLISTFTYAVSVVFKNSAFAIGFGIAALLGGKFITEIAELLELSLGKILLFANTQWDQYLFGNTPILSGMSPGFSIIILIMHFIFFYGVAWFFFAKRDITV, encoded by the coding sequence GTGAGGTCATTACTTTATAACGAACACTATAAAATGACAAATAACAAAATGGTCAGATACTCCTTTCTGGTGATGCCTTTGTTGATTTGTTTATTACCATTCTTTTTTACAAAACTGATTAAAGGAACAGACGGAAATGTGATTGACTTTATGTCTGTGCTATCCAACTTCCTAATCATCACGATATTTCTAGCGATTGGTTTGGCGGGGAGTATACTGGCTAATGAATTTCAAACAGGAACAATTAAACTGTTATTGATCCGTCCGAGAACAAGGTCAATGGTCTTATTTGCCAAATGGCTTACGATTCAATTGTATGGTATATATTTATTAACCACTACATTTATCTTTTCCTGGCTTATTGGAGGAATCATTTACGGCTTTGGAGCGGGCTATGGGCTTATGTTTCAAAAGTTATTGTTAACGTATGGAATTACGTTTTTGGAATTGATGCTGATTTCAACCTTTACATATGCAGTATCTGTCGTATTTAAAAATAGTGCCTTTGCAATTGGGTTTGGAATAGCTGCGTTACTTGGCGGGAAGTTTATAACGGAAATTGCAGAGTTGCTGGAGCTGTCCCTTGGCAAGATTTTGCTCTTTGCCAATACACAGTGGGACCAATACTTATTCGGTAATACACCTATCCTGTCTGGAATGTCACCAGGCTTTTCGATCATCATCCTTATCATGCATTTCATTTTCTTTTATGGTGTTGCTTGGTTTTTCTTTGCAAAAAGGGATATAACAGTATAA
- a CDS encoding ABC transporter ATP-binding protein, with protein sequence MRNTVLEVKSISKQIAGSDILKNISFEIEEGEIFGLIGPNGAGKTTLIRVICGLMKKNAGQIRIMNHEVGTSFVDAIKHVGAIIENPAFYDYLTGWQNLELYANLYSNISSDRIEEVVELVNLTERIDDKVHTYSLGMKQRLGVAQAILHKPKILILDEPTNGLDPEGMRDLRNHLLYLAKEENISILISTHLLSEVEMLCDRIGIIKAGELLEITNVKMDHHVLIIEVDDIQHALAVLDANYEVISYKGNLIRLSVEKKDIPMLNEMLVLNKVSVYQLAYDQNQLEDTFLQTISAREVGIS encoded by the coding sequence ATGAGAAATACAGTTTTAGAAGTCAAATCAATCAGCAAACAAATAGCTGGTTCTGATATCCTTAAAAATATCAGCTTTGAAATAGAAGAAGGCGAAATTTTCGGCTTAATTGGACCCAATGGTGCTGGAAAAACGACCTTAATTCGAGTGATTTGCGGACTTATGAAGAAAAATGCCGGCCAGATTAGAATCATGAATCACGAGGTAGGAACGTCTTTTGTTGACGCCATCAAACATGTAGGAGCTATTATTGAAAATCCAGCCTTTTACGATTATTTAACTGGGTGGCAAAATTTAGAATTATACGCTAATTTATATTCGAATATATCATCTGATAGAATAGAAGAAGTTGTTGAATTAGTCAACCTGACAGAAAGAATCGATGACAAGGTACATACATATTCGTTAGGAATGAAACAGAGATTAGGAGTCGCCCAGGCCATTTTGCACAAACCGAAGATTTTGATTTTGGACGAGCCAACAAACGGGTTGGATCCAGAAGGAATGCGTGACTTACGCAATCATCTTCTCTATTTGGCCAAAGAAGAGAATATATCGATTCTCATTTCCACTCATCTATTATCTGAGGTTGAAATGCTTTGTGATCGAATTGGCATCATAAAAGCGGGTGAATTATTGGAGATCACAAATGTAAAAATGGATCATCATGTGCTTATTATTGAGGTGGATGATATCCAACATGCTCTGGCTGTATTAGATGCAAATTATGAGGTTATTTCATATAAGGGAAATCTTATTCGCTTATCAGTTGAGAAAAAGGATATCCCGATGCTTAATGAAATGCTGGTTCTGAATAAAGTGAGCGTGTATCAGCTTGCTTATGACCAAAATCAGTTGGAAGACACCTTTTTACAGACGATTTCAGCGAGGGAGGTTGGAATTTCGTGA
- the helD gene encoding RNA polymerase recycling motor HelD, with protein MISSINQEIEEEKQRLEFIKKYMQVVIDTAETNKEQFMEKMKDIFKDEDWVESAGYSQLLTSASFYQLSRSELESLIKALPKPYFARVDFTSREAGGMEKLYFGKTSLFQRDNQEQLIIDWRSPIANLYYEGRLGEVSYTSEGETYDGTISLKRQFIIEDGELLDIRDIDVTTVDELLQESLAGSSANRLTEIVATIQEEQNQIIRADLNKPIIVQGAAGSGKTTIALHRISYFLYHYKDVFQPEQLLILAPSFLFLDYISEALPELGVEKVRQMTFQGYVEEVLGKKIKLTEDTKLRDILKDQQFVHISSIKGSSLFQGVLDHYVEEIKTSLMVHEDFRVDKFKLYTAKQFNHLLYNEYTYLPLYKRIEKLKKVLQNQVRLNKDKMLKKVVQHYEVRIDRALNWKGDEKKRKQYISLALDKKEARINDLKMEIKKAVQDYMSYFDKRDIWTLYKELYSDPDRLVQYSDHKLSKKEALELCESSQNIFSKKKYELEDLGPILYLYAKIYGVKPEKKAKNVVIDEAQDYSFLQLQGLKTALETDMFTLVGDLAQGIHSYRGITDWQEVRKSIFPRAIYRELKKSYRTTVEIMNEANQLLKRLSTSFPEVEPIIRHGKPPVFLEITSDEEWAEQMSNQVRKLKEEKFNTFAIITKTEEDAAIVNSILKQHTELDLYLLEETTSIPKDKIVIVPSYLAKGLEFDAVFAVTYNEVYSDNHEIDIKLLYVVMTRALHRLILMGKQKRAFIL; from the coding sequence GTGATAAGTAGTATAAATCAGGAGATTGAAGAGGAGAAACAACGGCTCGAATTTATAAAAAAATACATGCAGGTTGTCATTGATACAGCTGAAACAAACAAAGAACAATTTATGGAAAAAATGAAGGACATTTTTAAAGATGAAGACTGGGTAGAGAGTGCGGGGTATTCGCAGCTTTTAACGAGTGCAAGCTTCTATCAGCTATCAAGGTCCGAACTGGAAAGTTTAATTAAGGCATTACCTAAACCATATTTTGCGCGGGTTGATTTCACTTCTCGTGAGGCTGGCGGAATGGAGAAGCTTTATTTTGGAAAGACATCCTTATTCCAACGTGACAATCAGGAGCAATTGATCATCGATTGGCGTTCACCTATTGCTAATTTATACTATGAAGGCCGGTTGGGAGAAGTGAGTTACACATCAGAAGGTGAAACTTATGACGGTACCATTAGTCTAAAAAGGCAATTCATCATTGAGGATGGAGAGTTGCTTGACATACGGGATATCGATGTTACGACGGTGGATGAATTATTGCAGGAGTCTCTTGCCGGCAGTTCTGCCAATCGATTAACAGAGATTGTTGCAACGATTCAGGAGGAGCAGAATCAAATCATACGAGCGGATTTAAATAAACCTATTATTGTGCAGGGAGCTGCAGGAAGTGGGAAGACAACTATTGCTTTGCACCGTATTTCATATTTTTTGTATCACTATAAAGATGTATTCCAGCCTGAGCAATTATTAATTTTAGCACCAAGCTTTTTATTCCTTGATTATATTTCAGAGGCACTCCCGGAACTCGGTGTTGAGAAAGTAAGGCAAATGACCTTTCAGGGATATGTGGAAGAGGTGCTGGGGAAGAAAATTAAATTGACAGAGGATACTAAGCTTCGTGACATCCTCAAGGATCAACAATTCGTTCACATCTCAAGCATCAAAGGTTCCTCTCTATTTCAAGGGGTGCTTGACCATTATGTTGAAGAAATAAAAACCAGTTTAATGGTGCATGAAGACTTTCGGGTTGATAAGTTTAAATTGTATACAGCAAAACAGTTTAATCATCTTTTATACAATGAGTATACATATTTGCCGCTTTATAAACGAATCGAGAAACTAAAAAAAGTCCTTCAAAATCAAGTACGTTTGAATAAAGATAAAATGCTGAAAAAAGTAGTTCAGCATTATGAGGTCAGAATTGACAGGGCCTTAAACTGGAAGGGTGATGAGAAAAAGCGGAAGCAATACATTTCGCTGGCTTTGGATAAAAAAGAGGCGAGGATCAATGATCTGAAAATGGAAATCAAAAAAGCCGTCCAGGATTATATGAGCTATTTTGATAAGAGAGATATATGGACACTTTATAAAGAATTATACAGCGACCCGGACAGGCTGGTTCAATACTCAGATCATAAACTCAGTAAAAAAGAGGCGTTAGAGCTTTGCGAAAGCAGTCAGAATATCTTTTCTAAGAAAAAATATGAGCTTGAGGACTTGGGCCCTATTCTGTATTTATATGCAAAAATTTATGGAGTTAAGCCGGAGAAAAAGGCAAAGAATGTAGTGATTGATGAGGCGCAGGATTATAGCTTTTTGCAGCTTCAAGGGCTTAAAACAGCTTTGGAAACAGATATGTTTACCCTTGTCGGTGATTTGGCGCAGGGCATCCATTCTTACCGGGGAATAACCGACTGGCAGGAAGTAAGAAAATCCATTTTTCCAAGAGCCATTTATCGAGAGCTGAAAAAGAGTTACCGAACAACCGTCGAGATTATGAATGAAGCCAATCAATTATTAAAACGGCTATCCACTTCATTTCCGGAGGTTGAACCAATCATTCGACATGGCAAACCACCTGTATTTTTAGAGATCACATCTGATGAGGAATGGGCTGAACAGATGTCTAATCAAGTAAGGAAGTTAAAGGAAGAAAAATTCAATACTTTCGCGATTATTACAAAGACTGAGGAAGATGCAGCGATTGTAAATTCCATTCTTAAACAGCATACTGAGCTAGACCTCTATTTACTTGAAGAAACGACATCTATTCCAAAGGATAAAATAGTAATTGTACCGTCGTACTTAGCGAAGGGATTGGAGTTTGATGCTGTATTTGCTGTCACATATAATGAAGTATACTCGGATAACCATGAGATCGATATTAAACTATTGTATGTTGTAATGACCAGAGCTCTTCACCGACTGATACTAATGGGGAAACAGAAGAGGGCATTTATTCTCTAA
- a CDS encoding biotin transporter BioY produces MAHDKTKKLVLAAMCASIICLLAQITIPLPLIPITGQTLAVGIVATILGSRHSTITVLVYLTLGLIGLPVFSQFTSGLGILFGPTGGYLIGFIPTAFLIGLWLEKTSYTYSQAFFANLIGMCITLTVGCVWLKLFAALTWQEALVTGIYPFLPVGIIKAFLAAWFGITIRQRLNSAKLLPAQAKRYSSL; encoded by the coding sequence ATGGCTCATGATAAAACGAAAAAGCTAGTTCTCGCAGCAATGTGTGCATCCATCATCTGTCTGTTAGCCCAAATCACCATTCCTTTGCCTCTCATTCCTATTACAGGACAAACATTAGCCGTTGGGATTGTGGCAACCATCTTGGGATCCAGACACAGTACGATTACAGTATTAGTCTATTTAACACTCGGTCTTATAGGCTTACCTGTATTCTCTCAATTCACAAGCGGATTAGGTATTTTATTTGGACCAACGGGCGGTTACTTAATCGGATTCATTCCGACAGCCTTTCTGATTGGGCTATGGTTAGAAAAAACATCCTATACATACAGTCAAGCTTTTTTCGCAAACCTAATCGGTATGTGTATCACCTTAACCGTTGGATGCGTTTGGTTAAAACTATTTGCAGCACTTACCTGGCAGGAAGCTTTAGTAACAGGTATTTATCCTTTTTTACCAGTCGGCATCATTAAAGCATTCCTAGCCGCATGGTTCGGCATCACTATAAGGCAACGCTTGAACTCTGCTAAACTATTACCAGCTCAAGCTAAAAGATACTCCTCCCTTTGA
- a CDS encoding FAD-dependent oxidoreductase: protein MGWDYEYDVVVVGSGATGFSAAITAKKEGLSTLLIEKEKHFGGASALSGGGVWVPNNRYLVEAGVADSFEEAKLYLDSTVGDLVSDTIKETYLKKGIEMLDYMHNLSPHMRFSYANNYSDYYPTHPGGKGIGRSIEPKVIDLNKLEDWKSKLLPPAMDTKGFVMTGQDFVKVNMITRSWAGKRASLTLGWRLIKHKLFKKDYAALGRALIARLALTYKDLNGEIWLDSPFVDFIYENDKVTGLIVNKNGKQVTIKINKGLIFGSGGFSRDQEKRDKYLPSPQDVSWTSSPKGQTGDIIEPFAKLNAKFGLMDRVWGAPTVINHLGMPFFLVADRGLPNMIIVDQDGNRYINEPTPYHEFVDKMYEHNEKTDGKAITSWIILDARAKKRYIFTGLFPGQDFPQAYYDNDVVLKGNTVEELENKLNIPKGNLVKTMNRFNEFARNGKDLDFHRGETPHDRYYGDPSLPNPNLLEINETPYYAMKVYPGDIGTKGGVVTDELARVVKEDGTVFDNVYACGNCSSSIMGHSYPGPGATLGPGMTFGYVASMHCKDKK, encoded by the coding sequence ATGGGTTGGGATTACGAATATGATGTAGTAGTAGTCGGTTCTGGAGCAACAGGTTTTTCTGCCGCCATTACTGCAAAAAAAGAGGGATTAAGTACACTGCTAATTGAAAAGGAAAAGCATTTTGGAGGAGCTTCTGCTTTATCAGGCGGCGGTGTATGGGTTCCGAATAACAGATATTTAGTTGAGGCTGGTGTAGCCGATAGTTTTGAAGAGGCTAAATTATATTTAGATTCCACTGTAGGTGATTTAGTAAGTGATACAATTAAAGAAACCTATTTGAAAAAAGGGATCGAAATGCTGGATTATATGCATAATTTAAGCCCACATATGAGATTCTCCTATGCAAATAATTACTCTGACTATTACCCGACACATCCGGGTGGAAAAGGGATCGGCCGGTCGATCGAGCCCAAAGTAATTGATTTAAATAAATTAGAAGATTGGAAGAGCAAGCTTCTCCCTCCTGCTATGGATACAAAAGGTTTCGTTATGACAGGACAGGATTTCGTTAAAGTGAATATGATCACCAGGTCCTGGGCAGGAAAAAGAGCTTCTTTAACACTTGGATGGCGATTAATTAAGCATAAATTATTCAAAAAAGATTATGCCGCATTAGGTAGAGCTTTAATAGCTCGATTGGCTCTAACTTACAAAGATTTAAACGGTGAAATTTGGCTTGATTCACCATTTGTTGATTTTATTTACGAAAACGATAAAGTAACAGGCCTAATCGTAAACAAAAACGGTAAACAAGTAACAATCAAAATCAATAAAGGCTTAATTTTTGGATCAGGTGGATTTTCTCGGGATCAAGAAAAGAGAGATAAATATCTTCCAAGTCCACAAGATGTGAGTTGGACAAGCTCACCAAAAGGTCAAACTGGTGATATTATTGAGCCTTTCGCAAAATTGAATGCGAAGTTTGGTTTAATGGACAGAGTTTGGGGTGCACCTACTGTCATTAATCATTTGGGTATGCCATTTTTCTTAGTAGCAGATAGAGGCTTGCCGAATATGATTATCGTTGACCAAGACGGAAATCGTTATATTAATGAACCGACTCCATATCATGAATTCGTTGATAAAATGTATGAGCATAATGAAAAAACAGACGGGAAAGCCATCACTTCCTGGATTATTTTAGATGCAAGGGCTAAGAAAAGATATATCTTTACCGGCCTCTTCCCTGGGCAAGATTTCCCTCAAGCATACTATGACAATGATGTTGTTTTGAAAGGGAACACAGTCGAAGAACTAGAAAATAAATTAAATATCCCAAAAGGAAATTTAGTTAAAACAATGAACAGATTCAATGAATTTGCTCGAAATGGTAAGGATTTAGATTTCCATAGAGGTGAAACGCCACATGATCGATATTACGGCGATCCTTCTTTGCCAAATCCAAATTTACTTGAAATCAATGAGACCCCCTACTATGCAATGAAAGTCTACCCAGGGGATATCGGCACTAAAGGCGGGGTAGTTACAGACGAATTAGCAAGGGTTGTCAAAGAAGACGGCACTGTATTTGATAATGTATACGCTTGTGGTAACTGCTCATCATCCATTATGGGGCATTCTTACCCTGGGCCAGGAGCAACATTGGGACCAGGTATGACCTTTGGTTACGTAGCTTCCATGCACTGTAAGGATAAAAAATAA